Proteins encoded by one window of Halorubrum ruber:
- a CDS encoding OFA family MFS transporter: MGNDESDASAAETDETSDDGPTGETDEGGSAGGIDYAARAADTLGFSRWWQIAAAAGMMAAVSPYQYVWSSISPELSEGLDIALPALGAVFSFYVVFQSLSQFPAGKWRDSRGPGALTFLAAILAGGGYIGLAYATSLWQLYLLYSLGAVGVGIVYTVAVNTAVKWFPDRTGLTTGVGTMAFAAGSALVVPYVQANATVSAYSDVLRNIGIGILVVTLVGSFLLRDPPKDWLDRKNGDDEGGDGGSDGSGGDGGNGDEDLAASIRGRNYSTREMLSTWQFWLLYAMFIAMASADLLVIANVVRFAENFGLAALIATLSATLLPVAAGVSRLILGEATDRFDRKRVMAGSFLLAGLFRIGLVAAGEAGNGAVFVAFVLGAMFFSSPLYVFFPSMLADYYGAANSSGNYAVLYTAKVGGGVFSGVVAGYLVASTGWNATFVLGGALAVAAGLATFVLRPPSGSGLETTEPAAAD, from the coding sequence ATGGGTAACGACGAATCGGACGCCTCGGCCGCTGAGACTGACGAGACGAGCGATGACGGACCGACGGGAGAGACCGACGAGGGCGGGTCGGCCGGCGGAATCGACTACGCCGCGCGCGCCGCCGACACGCTCGGCTTCTCGCGGTGGTGGCAGATCGCCGCCGCGGCCGGGATGATGGCCGCGGTGAGCCCGTACCAGTACGTCTGGTCGTCCATCTCGCCGGAGCTCTCCGAGGGGCTCGACATCGCGCTGCCGGCGCTTGGCGCCGTGTTCTCGTTTTACGTGGTGTTCCAGTCGCTCTCGCAGTTCCCCGCGGGCAAGTGGCGCGACAGCCGGGGGCCGGGCGCGCTCACGTTCCTCGCCGCGATCCTCGCCGGCGGCGGATACATCGGCCTCGCGTACGCGACGAGCCTCTGGCAGCTGTACCTGTTGTACTCGCTGGGCGCGGTCGGTGTCGGCATCGTCTACACGGTCGCGGTCAACACCGCGGTCAAGTGGTTCCCGGACCGGACGGGACTGACGACCGGCGTCGGGACGATGGCGTTCGCCGCCGGGAGCGCCCTCGTCGTCCCGTACGTCCAGGCGAACGCGACCGTGTCGGCGTACAGCGACGTGCTCCGCAACATCGGGATCGGAATCTTAGTCGTCACGCTCGTCGGCTCGTTCCTCCTCCGAGATCCCCCGAAGGACTGGCTAGACCGGAAAAACGGCGACGACGAGGGCGGTGACGGCGGCAGTGACGGCAGTGGCGGCGACGGCGGTAACGGCGACGAGGACCTCGCGGCGTCGATCCGCGGTCGGAACTACTCGACGCGCGAGATGCTCTCGACGTGGCAGTTCTGGCTGCTGTACGCGATGTTCATCGCGATGGCGAGCGCCGACCTCCTCGTCATCGCGAACGTGGTCCGGTTCGCGGAGAACTTCGGGCTCGCGGCGTTGATCGCCACGCTCTCCGCGACCCTGCTGCCCGTCGCCGCGGGGGTCTCGCGGCTGATCCTCGGCGAGGCGACCGACCGATTCGACCGCAAGCGCGTGATGGCCGGGTCGTTCCTGCTGGCCGGACTGTTCCGGATCGGACTCGTCGCCGCCGGGGAGGCGGGCAACGGGGCCGTCTTCGTCGCGTTCGTCCTCGGGGCGATGTTCTTCTCCTCGCCGCTGTACGTGTTCTTCCCGTCGATGCTGGCCGACTACTACGGCGCCGCCAACTCCTCCGGCAACTACGCGGTCCTGTACACCGCGAAGGTCGGCGGCGGCGTCTTCTCCGGCGTCGTCGCCGGCTACCTCGTCGCGTCGACGGGGTGGAACGCCACCTTCGTCCTCGGCGGCGCACTCGCGGTCGCGGCGGGGCTGGCGACCTTCGTCCTCCGCCCGCCGAGCGGGTCGGGGCTGGAGACGACCGAGCCGGCCGCCGCGGACTGA
- the sufB gene encoding Fe-S cluster assembly protein SufB translates to MSSKQDDLKETNTEARFEFKKEEKSAFKSEKGLTEETVRVISEDKDEPEWMLERRLRALEQFQEMPMPTDWPGQPDLSEVDVDEIIPYIRPDVDVRAGVDDWTELPDDIKDTFDKLGIPEAEKNALSGVGAQYESEVVYQNMQERWEEKGVIFCNMDEAVQEHEELVREHFMTNCVPPSDNKFAALHGAIWSGGSFVYVPENTTVDMPVQAYFRMNSEGMGQFEHTLIIAEEGSEVHYIEGCSAPKYSKFNLHCGGVEVFVGEDAHVQYSTVQNWSKNTYNLNTKRAIAEKGGRMEWISGSMGSKATMLYPSTILKGRGASDNHITIAFAGEGQDIDTGAKVYHNAPNTKSTVESKSIAKDGGRTNYRGLVHIADGAENSSTAVECDALMFDNESTSDTMPYMEINESKVDVAHEATVGKIGDEDIFYLQSRGLDDDDAKQMIVSGFIEPITEELPIEYAVELNRLVELEMEGSLG, encoded by the coding sequence ATGAGTTCAAAACAAGACGATCTCAAGGAGACGAACACCGAGGCCCGATTCGAGTTCAAGAAGGAAGAGAAATCCGCGTTCAAAAGCGAGAAGGGTCTCACCGAGGAGACGGTCCGCGTCATCTCGGAGGACAAAGACGAACCGGAGTGGATGCTGGAGCGCCGCCTGCGCGCGCTCGAGCAGTTCCAGGAGATGCCGATGCCGACCGACTGGCCCGGCCAGCCGGACCTCTCGGAGGTCGATGTCGACGAGATCATTCCCTACATTCGGCCGGACGTCGACGTTCGTGCCGGCGTCGACGACTGGACCGAGCTCCCGGACGATATCAAGGACACGTTCGACAAGCTGGGCATCCCGGAGGCAGAGAAGAACGCGCTCTCGGGCGTCGGCGCCCAGTACGAGTCGGAAGTCGTCTACCAGAACATGCAGGAGCGCTGGGAGGAAAAGGGCGTCATCTTCTGTAACATGGATGAGGCCGTCCAGGAACACGAGGAGCTCGTCCGCGAGCACTTCATGACGAACTGCGTCCCCCCGAGCGACAACAAGTTCGCGGCGCTCCACGGCGCCATCTGGTCGGGCGGCTCGTTCGTCTACGTCCCGGAGAACACCACCGTCGACATGCCGGTGCAGGCGTACTTCCGGATGAATTCCGAGGGGATGGGCCAGTTCGAGCACACGCTCATCATCGCCGAGGAAGGCTCGGAAGTCCACTACATCGAGGGCTGTTCGGCCCCGAAGTACTCGAAGTTCAATCTTCACTGTGGCGGCGTCGAGGTGTTCGTCGGCGAGGACGCTCACGTCCAGTACTCGACCGTCCAGAACTGGTCGAAGAACACGTACAACCTCAACACCAAGCGCGCCATCGCCGAGAAGGGCGGGCGCATGGAGTGGATCTCCGGCTCGATGGGGTCGAAGGCGACGATGCTGTACCCCTCGACGATCCTGAAGGGCCGCGGCGCCTCCGACAACCACATCACCATCGCCTTCGCGGGCGAGGGCCAGGACATCGACACCGGCGCGAAGGTGTACCACAACGCGCCGAACACGAAGTCCACCGTCGAGTCGAAGTCGATCGCGAAGGACGGCGGCCGCACCAACTACCGCGGCCTCGTCCACATCGCCGACGGCGCGGAGAACTCCTCGACGGCCGTCGAGTGCGACGCGCTGATGTTCGACAACGAGTCGACATCGGACACGATGCCGTACATGGAGATCAACGAGTCGAAGGTCGACGTCGCCCACGAGGCGACCGTCGGCAAGATCGGCGACGAGGACATCTTCTACCTCCAGTCGCGCGGTCTCGACGACGACGACGCCAAGCAGATGATCGTCTCGGGCTTCATCGAGCCGATCACGGAGGAGCTGCCGATCGAGTACGCCGTTGAGCTCAATCGGCTCGTCGAACTCGAGATGGAGGGCTCGCTGGGGTAA
- a CDS encoding pirin family protein, translating into MDSTTAADRGLHPAPRSEVFQNQGKFRTRFNFPGRNLPDHDDHGYGPLSTVVESFMDPGTLIRMHQHRDEEIVSWVPAGVMRHDDREGNELVTDSEHLLVMNAGSGFWHAEETLADDPPLRMLQIFVRPQEIGLEPGIQHGPLPDPEPNEWRRVFAPAGADHPFTVRNAVDCYDVRLDADAGATLPEIEGRDAYVYVFEGAVDVGDTTLDETESVLWTGDGAPPTVSAGDEGATVVAFLIDPDAPVTRQGTIGR; encoded by the coding sequence ATGGACTCCACCACCGCCGCCGACCGCGGCCTCCACCCGGCGCCCCGCTCCGAGGTCTTTCAAAATCAGGGGAAGTTCCGCACGCGGTTCAACTTCCCCGGGCGGAATCTCCCGGACCACGACGACCACGGCTACGGACCCCTCTCGACGGTCGTCGAGTCGTTCATGGACCCCGGCACGCTGATCCGGATGCACCAGCACCGCGACGAGGAGATCGTCTCGTGGGTGCCCGCGGGCGTGATGCGCCACGACGACCGCGAGGGCAACGAGCTGGTCACCGACTCGGAACACCTGCTCGTGATGAACGCCGGGTCCGGGTTCTGGCACGCCGAGGAGACGCTCGCCGACGACCCGCCGCTCCGGATGCTCCAGATCTTCGTCCGCCCCCAAGAGATCGGCTTAGAACCCGGGATCCAGCACGGGCCGCTGCCGGACCCCGAGCCGAACGAGTGGCGCCGCGTGTTCGCGCCGGCGGGCGCCGACCACCCGTTCACTGTGCGCAACGCGGTCGACTGCTACGACGTCCGCCTCGACGCGGATGCGGGCGCGACGCTCCCCGAGATCGAGGGCCGCGACGCCTACGTGTACGTCTTCGAGGGCGCCGTCGACGTCGGCGACACCACGCTCGACGAGACGGAGAGCGTCTTGTGGACCGGCGACGGCGCCCCGCCGACCGTGAGCGCTGGGGACGAGGGCGCGACCGTCGTCGCCTTCCTCATCGACCCCGACGCGCCCGTGACGCGGCAGGGGACTATCGGGCGATAG
- a CDS encoding class I SAM-dependent methyltransferase, whose protein sequence is MPTVLSELDRRKRDDRPDETFYAEPRFVTHADDAFLARLTELYAAVTEPGDRVLDAMSSWVSHLPDVEYARVVGHGLNEAELAANDRLDEFVVSDLNADQSLPFDDGSFDVVCCALSVQYLQYPGPVFAEFARVLAPGGTIVVSFSNRMFPTKAVRAWRAATMAERADLVERYLDAGGFEVADRIAERPGEDPFHAVVGRLP, encoded by the coding sequence GTGCCGACCGTCCTCTCGGAGCTCGACCGCCGCAAGCGCGACGACCGCCCCGACGAGACGTTCTACGCCGAGCCGCGGTTCGTCACCCACGCGGACGACGCGTTCCTCGCGCGGCTGACCGAGCTGTACGCCGCGGTGACCGAGCCCGGCGACCGCGTCCTCGACGCGATGAGCAGCTGGGTGTCGCACCTACCCGACGTCGAATACGCCCGCGTCGTCGGCCACGGGCTCAACGAGGCCGAGCTGGCCGCCAACGACCGTCTCGACGAGTTCGTCGTCAGCGACCTCAACGCCGACCAGTCGCTGCCGTTCGACGACGGCTCGTTCGACGTCGTCTGCTGTGCGCTGTCGGTCCAGTACCTCCAGTACCCCGGCCCCGTGTTCGCGGAGTTCGCCCGCGTCCTCGCCCCCGGCGGCACGATCGTCGTGAGCTTCTCGAACCGCATGTTCCCGACGAAGGCCGTCCGCGCGTGGCGGGCCGCCACGATGGCCGAGCGGGCTGACCTCGTTGAGCGGTACCTCGACGCGGGCGGCTTCGAGGTCGCCGACCGGATCGCCGAGCGGCCGGGCGAGGACCCGTTCCACGCCGTGGTGGGAAGGCTCCCCTGA
- a CDS encoding universal stress protein: protein MSAEIDTDSTDATDAADAADPTATAGPDGSTAAAEPAESAASDGDRVGSVFDRVLVVTGDDEAGRAAVDAGLDVAAAYGATVDALYVVDTAEGWDMVVERRERTGEALVEDAAARGEAVGVDVAERFRYGTPHEEVLDFADVHDVDLIVVGSARRTGLDRLVHPETVPTRVQRGASAPVLVVGADD, encoded by the coding sequence ATGTCCGCCGAAATCGACACCGACTCCACCGACGCCACCGATGCTGCCGACGCCGCCGATCCGACCGCGACCGCAGGGCCCGATGGTTCAACCGCGGCTGCGGAGCCCGCAGAGAGCGCCGCCTCGGACGGCGACCGCGTCGGCTCCGTCTTCGATCGCGTGCTCGTCGTCACCGGCGACGACGAGGCCGGCCGCGCCGCGGTCGACGCGGGACTGGACGTCGCCGCCGCCTACGGCGCGACGGTCGACGCGCTGTACGTCGTCGACACTGCCGAGGGCTGGGACATGGTCGTCGAGCGACGCGAGCGCACCGGCGAGGCGCTCGTCGAGGACGCCGCGGCCCGGGGCGAGGCGGTCGGCGTCGACGTGGCGGAGCGGTTCCGGTACGGCACGCCCCACGAGGAGGTGCTCGACTTCGCCGACGTCCACGACGTGGACCTGATCGTGGTCGGCTCGGCCCGCCGCACGGGCCTCGACCGGCTCGTCCACCCCGAGACGGTTCCCACCCGAGTCCAGCGGGGCGCGTCCGCGCCCGTGCTGGTCGTCGGCGCCGACGACTGA
- a CDS encoding DUF7563 family protein, whose protein sequence is MPECAHCGTHVSQQFVTVFGLDGGDVVACPACSGRAHIAETIVDRY, encoded by the coding sequence ATGCCGGAGTGCGCCCACTGCGGAACACACGTCTCACAGCAGTTTGTGACCGTGTTCGGGTTAGACGGTGGTGACGTAGTTGCCTGTCCAGCATGTTCCGGTCGGGCACACATCGCAGAGACGATCGTGGATCGGTACTAG